A single genomic interval of Seriola aureovittata isolate HTS-2021-v1 ecotype China chromosome 10, ASM2101889v1, whole genome shotgun sequence harbors:
- the mlc1 gene encoding membrane protein MLC1 isoform X2 gives MQREELSAREEFTYSHMSTLERGSGTLGRRVDRGAERRPDRGEQDRLERDSYTVDVRASDLQLAQSEPLKHPCFSYRAWLYSVLIGGSLLITSGFSLYLGNVFPVAMDYLRCAAGSGLPAAIASFAIAKNRHVAVSDFQVVYVSTFSVTTTCLVWFGCKLVLNPSAVNINFNLILMILLEVLMASTVILSARSAEDCCCHRKSVTYDRPVVITPAVFPTRLLKAYSVIEVIVGISAVFGGIIALNMDALLPGPYLSVTFFWILVACFPSAIASHVVSEYPNKCLVEVLIAISSVTSPLLFSASGFLSCSVISFIEIFLHDVPPAKQSYDILLLILMVLLLVQAVLTSATVVHCASYKSQLRMGALECEDSMHPLTHYYEQASNGTQDFDKDRAWKAVVVQMAH, from the exons ATGCAGCGTGAGGAGCTATCAGCCAGAGAGGAGTTCACCTACAGCCACATGTCCACTCTGGAACGAGGCAGCGGGACGCTGGGACGACGGGTCGATAGGGGAGCTGAGAGAAGGCCGGACAGGGGGGAGCAGGATAGACTGGAACGGGACAGCTACACAGTGGACGTGAGGGCCAGTGACCTGCAGCTGGCGCAGTCGGAGCCTCTAAAGCACCCCTGCTTCAGCTACAGGGCCTGGCTCTACAGTGTCCTCATAGGG ggcAGTCTGCTCATCACATCTGGTTTCTCTCTGTACCTGGgaaatgtgtttcctgttgctaTGGACTACCTGCGCTGCGCTGCAGGCTCC GGCCTCCCTGCAGCCATAGCTAGTTTTGCCATTGCCAAGAACAGACATGTTGCA GTGTCAGATTTCCAGGTGGTCTACGTGTCAACATTTTCTGTAACAACCACCTGcctggtttggtttggttgtaAACTGGTCCTCAACCCCTCTGCTGTCAAT ATCAACTTTAACCTCATCTTGATGATTTTGCTGGAGGTGTTGATGGCCAGTACTGTCATCCTGTCAGCCCGCTCTGCAGAggactgctgctgccacaggaag TCGGTGACATATGACAGACCTGTGGTTATAACGCCTGCAGTGTTCCCCACCCGACTCCTTAAAGCGTATTCT GTGATCGAAGTGATAGTGGGAATCTCTGCTGTATTTGGAGGCATTATTGCCCTCAACATGGACGCTTTGCTACCAGGTCCCTACTTATCAGTCACATTTTTCTGGATCCTTGTGGCA TGTTTTCCCAGTGCTATTGCTAGCCATGTTGTGTCAGAATACCCCAACAAATGTCTG GTGGAGGTGCTGATTGCCATCAGCAGTGTGacatctcctctgctgttttcagcCTCCGGCTTCCTTTCTTGCAGTGTGATCAGCTTTATTGAAATCTTTCTGCATGATGTGCCTCCGGCAAAG CAATCCTATGACATCCTGCTGCTGATCCtgatggtgctgctgctggtgcaggCAGTTCTAACTTCAGCCACCGTGGTGCACTGTGCCTCCTACAAAAGTCAGCTCCGCATGGGGGCTCTAGAGTGTGAAGACAGCATGCACCCCCTGACCCATTACTATGAG CAAGCATCCAATGGAACGCAGGACTTCGACAAAGACAGAGCCTGGAAGGCTGTCGTGGTCCAAATGGCCCATTGA
- the mlc1 gene encoding membrane protein MLC1 isoform X1, with protein MQREELSAREEFTYSHMSTLERGSGTLGRRVDRGAERRPDRGEQDRLERDSYTVDVRASDLQLAQSEPLKHPCFSYRAWLYSVLIGGSLLITSGFSLYLGNVFPVAMDYLRCAAGSGLPAAIASFAIAKNRHVAVSDFQVVYVSTFSVTTTCLVWFGCKLVLNPSAVNINFNLILMILLEVLMASTVILSARSAEDCCCHRKSVTYDRPVVITPAVFPTRLLKAYSVIEVIVGISAVFGGIIALNMDALLPGPYLSVTFFWILVACFPSAIASHVVSEYPNKCLVEVLIAISSVTSPLLFSASGFLSCSVISFIEIFLHDVPPAKQSYDILLLILMVLLLVQAVLTSATVVHCASYKSQLRMGALECEDSMHPLTHYYEQQASNGTQDFDKDRAWKAVVVQMAH; from the exons ATGCAGCGTGAGGAGCTATCAGCCAGAGAGGAGTTCACCTACAGCCACATGTCCACTCTGGAACGAGGCAGCGGGACGCTGGGACGACGGGTCGATAGGGGAGCTGAGAGAAGGCCGGACAGGGGGGAGCAGGATAGACTGGAACGGGACAGCTACACAGTGGACGTGAGGGCCAGTGACCTGCAGCTGGCGCAGTCGGAGCCTCTAAAGCACCCCTGCTTCAGCTACAGGGCCTGGCTCTACAGTGTCCTCATAGGG ggcAGTCTGCTCATCACATCTGGTTTCTCTCTGTACCTGGgaaatgtgtttcctgttgctaTGGACTACCTGCGCTGCGCTGCAGGCTCC GGCCTCCCTGCAGCCATAGCTAGTTTTGCCATTGCCAAGAACAGACATGTTGCA GTGTCAGATTTCCAGGTGGTCTACGTGTCAACATTTTCTGTAACAACCACCTGcctggtttggtttggttgtaAACTGGTCCTCAACCCCTCTGCTGTCAAT ATCAACTTTAACCTCATCTTGATGATTTTGCTGGAGGTGTTGATGGCCAGTACTGTCATCCTGTCAGCCCGCTCTGCAGAggactgctgctgccacaggaag TCGGTGACATATGACAGACCTGTGGTTATAACGCCTGCAGTGTTCCCCACCCGACTCCTTAAAGCGTATTCT GTGATCGAAGTGATAGTGGGAATCTCTGCTGTATTTGGAGGCATTATTGCCCTCAACATGGACGCTTTGCTACCAGGTCCCTACTTATCAGTCACATTTTTCTGGATCCTTGTGGCA TGTTTTCCCAGTGCTATTGCTAGCCATGTTGTGTCAGAATACCCCAACAAATGTCTG GTGGAGGTGCTGATTGCCATCAGCAGTGTGacatctcctctgctgttttcagcCTCCGGCTTCCTTTCTTGCAGTGTGATCAGCTTTATTGAAATCTTTCTGCATGATGTGCCTCCGGCAAAG CAATCCTATGACATCCTGCTGCTGATCCtgatggtgctgctgctggtgcaggCAGTTCTAACTTCAGCCACCGTGGTGCACTGTGCCTCCTACAAAAGTCAGCTCCGCATGGGGGCTCTAGAGTGTGAAGACAGCATGCACCCCCTGACCCATTACTATGAG CAGCAAGCATCCAATGGAACGCAGGACTTCGACAAAGACAGAGCCTGGAAGGCTGTCGTGGTCCAAATGGCCCATTGA